The following DNA comes from Cygnus olor isolate bCygOlo1 chromosome 15, bCygOlo1.pri.v2, whole genome shotgun sequence.
CCTTATCACTCCTGATGTTTGTTGCAGTGTCTGCTATTCCTGTTgcatttttcctgatttttattgttACAACAGCCATAATGGCTTGTATCGGTGTGATAGTCATGGAAGGTACTGTATGCaagtatgcatttatttacattttcccttttaagaCATgacaacttttcctttttctcttcttcctttggGAATTCCCAGCTCAAGTGTTTGAAGATTTCTGTATGTAGTCCTTAGCTCTCAGCAGTAGTGAAACTCTTAATACAAGATTAATCTGATTAACTGTAGTTTATACAGGGGAAATCCTATTTCCCTGTTTAATATCAACCACCTGGACAGAGCTAAACCAGTTATCTTGACCATGCATAGCTCTAGTATATGGTCTTTTATGGAAGacaattttgcatttatttattttttttaatgtggtatTATTTTATATGCCAAGCATTAAAACTTTCTGAAGTATGATTTCTTCTAGATATTCTGTGTATCTCTGGCAAAGTATGACTGACAATTTCTTTGCCCCTTCACCTCCAAAGTGAAGGTTCTTCATGGGCTACTTGGAGGTGTATGACAGGCTTTAGCATGGCATAAGATATTAACAAAATGTGCAGTATATAGAGATATACAATCACTCCAGATAATTGGGATTGGTGCAGGCAGAGCTTGAGAAAACATATTGGTCTGATTTCGGCAGaccttccttccccttcacataaataatataaatcttAGAAGGAGTGGTTCTCTTTCAGAGTGCTGTCTGGGGATTTCCTATTAGACTGAGGCTCTTAGCTATTAAGTGGCTGATAACGGTAGACCATTTTTCTGAATAGTTTGAATTTGGGATTGTGGTAGAATGTCTGCTCTTCTAATTTACTTACATATAAACTTGTTTAAATAACAaccttgattttcttttattaggtGTTGTAATATCCATAGGTGGCATAGCCCTTCTTTGCGTGCTATGTGGCCTGGGTGCCCTTTCACTTGGAGTTTCTGGAGTACTGAGTGTTTGTTACATCGTTCTTTCAACTCTGGTCAACTACTGGTACGCTTCAAGGTAATAATCAATGTCTTGATCCATTGTCTGACTTCAAATTACAACTGCACTATTACATTGGTTACTTCATTTACTTTAACAGTTAGCTACTTTTGATTAGTTTAATGAATGTTAATTAATGCTAGAGCATCTTTGACTACCTTGGTGATTTAATATTCAACATAAATGGCTAGTTATCAATATGTATTTTGATGAGTGTTAATATGTGGCCTCCGCTGCTTCAGCAAAAGGAAGTAAGTCTTCAAATGTTCATGTGCTAACACAATGTAACTGTAGTATCAAACaataaagtacatttttgtctcagaataaataatgctttaaaCGTCATTAAAACACGCTTTCAAGCTTGCCTAGAGGATGAAGCTTTCCGTCAAGTATGCAGCAAAGTTCTTCCCATATGATGTAATACCCAGCTGTCTCAGCTTACCTGCATTCACAGAATGATGGACCAAAATTACTTGTAGCCTTAGGATAAGTAGATGGGTAGTTAAAAGCAAGCATGTGGCTATAATAGAAATGACACGCTTTGCTGGGTGCTGTACATGTGCTGATTGCCAGTCATGTCTCCCTGTGCTCTCAGAACTTGAGGCTTGGAGGCCTACTTCAGTCAGCATTGCCTTAGCCATGCTTTTACTAAGCATGTGGCTAAAGGTGAGAGGCAATAGCAGATTATGCTGGAGTGCCATCTATTGCTCACTTAAGCACCTACAAGGGAATTAATGACAATCATTCCTAAGCATAGGGGAGGGCAAGAAAAATTGTAGCTGCTCTGTCCTGGACTTCCTCAGTTTCCTCCATCACAGCAGTGCTTCCCACACAGTTCTCAATGCCACACAAAACTGCCTGTGGAGCCCATGATACCTTCAGTAAGACAAGACCATGGTGCAAGTGTGTTTGACTTTGTTCCAGGGCTCTGTACCACTCCTCCAGGGCATGCTGCCAGGTCCCTAATATTGCCAACCATCTCCAGCAAAGACTTCTCTTTTCTATAGCATATTCTAATATACAGCCCAACCTACAAACCAATCATACAACTTTGATGTAACACAGATAGCATCTGGAAGATCGCTCTTTTTATATTCCTGTGCCTTTTGAGAGAACTCTGGTAGACCAGCAGTGAATGTTCCAGGAGTCTCAGATAGGTCTGTCTCATGTTGCTCAGCTTTTAGGCGAAAGTTAAAAGACAATAATCTTATGAAAGAACAGGCTGTAAAACCGTTCTTTTCTCTTGTACACAGAGGTGAGATAAGAAAGCAAGAAGCTAATGGAAGTTTTTCACAGAAGAATCCTTCTGTCACGGATCTTTCTGCCAACAAAGGAAAGAACGAATAAGTGGAATTCTCCCCATTTCCTTCGTATGCACATAAGTATACTATTCTGACCTTTGCAATGTAATTGTTTACTTGGTGAGCATTCAACCTCTGTGCACTCCTTATGGGAAGTGAAAAAATCAATATGCATCTTATACTGTCACTGTAAAACTAATAGTAAGAATACCTATAAAGCAGTGCATTGTGATATTAAGTCTATGTGCATGATGAGATGTTCCAAAGGATTTGGTAAAGGGATGTAATAACAGCCACTAGTAAGTTGGTGACAATTAGGTGAAAGGGGTAGGTGGGTATTCGACTTGCCATTCGTTACTGGAGTTTTAGATATACTATCTTTTGAAATTTGTATGCAGCCGTGGGCCATTTTGATACACAAGTGACAAAGCTCAGAACATCAAACGTTTTTgaatgttgaaaaatattttaaagccttaACAGCCTTTGTTAAAATACTGTGAGCATGCCATGCTGatgctttatattttaagagaaaaattgaGTTACAACATACCTTAACTCGTGGTATAAGCTTTTATATACCTTcaaatgttgcatttttctgaaggagTTATTTTCCTTGTTCTCATTGCCTCATCACATCAATGGTATGCAATTTGGTCTTGTGTTTTGTTATATTATTTTGCACACTTAAATTGCCTGTTTTGCTTCTCATTTGTAACCTTGTACTTTATTTAaacttttcccatttttgcaAACgctataatatttttaagcattaagAAAGTATCTAGCTATATTAGTTTAATAAAGTGTTGTTTGTTTAACCAAGTTGTCTTATGATATTCTATTTACGGtaaaagttttcctttcaaGATAAAACCTACTAGGTAGGTAACACTTTTCTCAGATACTTCAAAGTTTTatcccagatattttttttttaatttctagctGATAACAATATTCAagtggcaggaggaaaaaacaaaacaaagaaaaatagagaaagcaCACTTCTCTTTGTAAAAAAAGCTAGTGCTGTGGTATTGTTTATATAACAAACACCTTGGAGAAATCCATCTAAAAGATGGAACAAAGGTTTCATATGAGTATATGGGCACAGTTTTTTTACACTGCTGTTATTGACAGCCACTGCAGATCTGATCAAGTGGAAATTACAATAGAGCTTTACCAGTTTACAGCAGATCAGGATTGGTGtgcaaaataatggaaagacATACTAACAACTGTGTGGTACTGCCCAGGGGTAAGACTGCACATCAGAGCTGTAGGTAATACAACCCAAACGCACATTCCCAGTGCATGTACaggactgcaaaaaaaaatgaaggataGCAATGTTTGCAAATGAAGAGACTCCAACAAGGTTGTATGCTGGGAGAACTGAGGTGAAAAGAGGTGTTTTGCAGTGTCTGGTAAATGGTATGCATTATCCCTTGTGCAAATGGACCGGTACCTGCTTTTAAGAGCTGTGAAGTACTGAAAAAAGAACCATTTTTAAGTGCTAGAAATCCTTATGGCTAGCAAAAAAATGAGCCTCGAAATAGCATTCTAATCATTATATAATCCTTCCTGCCTTTCACTAGACTGCTGTCCCCAATCATCAGAATATAGTTTGAGTCTAATCTTACTTTCCAAATGTCTATACGGTAATTCCTTCAATCTAGGACTTTAGTGGCTGCTACAAGCAAATTGTTATGAGGGAAACACGACAGAGATCAATGTAACTTGATTATAACAGTCACCACCTCGATTATTTAATGGCTTCAGTGTTCTGCCTTTATTACATACCaaattattgtaattttaaGTACACCTTGAAAATCAATCCCTTGTTTATCTCCTATTTTCTTCCATCAGTCTGCCTAAAATGAAACATACAACTTTATTACCATGCCTCAGAATGAattgaaatggagaaaacactTCACAGGAGGGAAATGATGATGCTGTTTATCCAATGTGCCGCAACTGATCAGGTATACCCAGAAAATAGCTGATTTCCACATACATACTTACTTACGCAGCTTGTACCTTTTCACTTTTGGGAAGATCATATTTGAGGGTCGAAAGATATTAACCCCAATCTCCACTTGCAAGTCTTGCCACAAACTAAATTTTAGGCACTTTAGCTTAACATGGTTCTTTGCAGAATAATGTTAAGTTATACTCAGTTATCCCCCCAAAAGCAAAATGTGCTCTCTATTCTTACTACCCATCATTTTATTAGTGGATTTTATTTACTTCCAGTCCTCGTTTGCTTCTCCAGAGCACAAGTCCAGTGCTTAGTCTCTCAGTGGATCTTGATTACTGCCTTCAAcactaaaatgaaattctgctcTCCCTGCAATTGCATTTCCAGCACTCCACTGACAGCCCGATGACAGGCACTTTGACTCATTACATCCTGATAGCGGTTTTGCCTAGTGGTGGTGCAGGGAGCACAGGAGCAGCTTTTTAACCCACATTAACAGCTTCTGCTGATTCTTAGAGCATTAGCTTTCTGAGCAGCTCCACAGACCTCCGAGGAATCAGCAACCTTTATTCTTTCCATATGAAACACCAGCATCTTGAAGCTGCTGGTAGGGGCCAGTTTTTACTGAAGAATGGATTATAAAACAAATCACACAGACAGCTTGAACATCTGTATCCCCAACAACTCCAAGGCTGTTCAAAACTTTTCTATGTCTGGTAAGTGCAATAAACAGGTAagtagaaaatatataaattataggTATAAGGCattgggaagaagaaaagtaat
Coding sequences within:
- the LDAF1 gene encoding lipid droplet assembly factor 1 isoform X2; the encoded protein is MGPRSPRLQSPRGGRGRWCARGSNSLVPVGWLNEKWLFRRFTIVTGNYNMSKEMQELQKQWHSVVESIHSNSNVVAFMNSRVGLYLDDHPFVALSLLMFVAVSAIPVAFFLIFIVTTAIMACIGVIVMEGVVISIGGIALLCVLCGLGALSLGVSGVLSVCYIVLSTLVNYWYASRGEIRKQEANGSFSQKNPSVTDLSANKGKNE
- the LDAF1 gene encoding lipid droplet assembly factor 1 isoform X3; this translates as MSKEMQELQKQWHSVVESIHSNSNVVAFMNSRVGLYLDDHPFVALSLLMFVAVSAIPVAFFLIFIVTTAIMACIGVIVMEGVVISIGGIALLCVLCGLGALSLGVSGVLSVCYIVLSTLVNYWYASRGEIRKQEANGSFSQKNPSVTDLSANKGKNE
- the LDAF1 gene encoding lipid droplet assembly factor 1 isoform X1, with amino-acid sequence MGPRSPRLQSPRGGRGRWCARGSNSLVPVEVGWLNEKWLFRRFTIVTGNYNMSKEMQELQKQWHSVVESIHSNSNVVAFMNSRVGLYLDDHPFVALSLLMFVAVSAIPVAFFLIFIVTTAIMACIGVIVMEGVVISIGGIALLCVLCGLGALSLGVSGVLSVCYIVLSTLVNYWYASRGEIRKQEANGSFSQKNPSVTDLSANKGKNE